A stretch of the Channa argus isolate prfri chromosome 9, Channa argus male v1.0, whole genome shotgun sequence genome encodes the following:
- the LOC137132607 gene encoding trace amine-associated receptor 8a-like — protein sequence MMMEEVELCFPQLNTSCWKPKRPLSVSVLIYIVLSFISLLTVTLNLLVIISISHFKQLHTPTNLLLLSLAVSDFFVGLDMLFQILLINGCWLLGDLMCTLYAVFNYTVTSTSIGIMVLISIDRYVAICDPLHYSTRFTPRRVTVCVSLCWVLSLSYGIIVLKDALKQPGRYNSCVGECVMPCDIIHQFTDFIVLFFIPIIVIVVLYIRVFVVAVSQARAMRSHIAAVSLQRLVKVTVKKSELKAAGTLGVVIVVFLICICPYFCVTVTGQDMFFSASSVTFVICLYDSNSCLNPLIYALFYPWFRKSIKLIFTLQILKPGSHETNLL from the exons atgatgatggaggaagttgaactctgcttcccacagctcaACACGTCCTGCTGGAAGCCAAagcgtcctctctctgtctctgttcttatttacattgtgctgtccttcatctctctgctcactgtgactctcaacctgctggtcatcatttCCATCTCACACTTCAA acagctccacactcccaccaacctcctcctcctctctctggctgtctctgaTTTCTTTGTGGGCCTCGACATGTTGTTTCAAATTCTGCTGATAAACGGCTGCTGGTTACTCGGTGACCTCATGTGCACTTTATATGCTGTTTTTAACTATACTGTTACGAGTACTTCAATAGGAATCATGGTTCTCATATCTATTGACCgatatgtggctatttgtgaccctttgcattattccaccagatTCACTCCAAGAAGAGTGACagtctgtgtttcactgtgttgggTCTTATCTCTCTCCTATGGCATCATAGTGCTAAAAGATGCCTTGAAACAACCAGGCAGATATAATTCATGTGTTGGAGAGTGTGTGATGCCCTGTGACATTATTCATCAATTTACAGATTTTATTGTCCTATTTTTTATTCCTATTATTGTCATTGTAGTTCTGTATAtaagagtgtttgtggtggctgtgtctcaggctcgagccatgaggtctcaTATTGCAGCTGTCTCACTCCAGCGTTTAGTGAAAGTAACTGTGAAAAAGTCGGAGTTAAAAGCAGCtgggactctgggtgttgttataGTTGTGTTTCTAATATGCATATGTCCAtatttctgtgtcactgtgacagGTCAGGACATGTTCTTCAGTGCCTCATCTGTAACCTTTGTAATATGTCTCTATGATTCtaactcctgtctaaaccccTTGATCTATGCCTTAttttacccctggtttagaaaatctattaagcttatttttacacttcagaTTCTGAAGCCTGGTTCCCATGAGACAAACTTGCTGTAA
- the LOC137133586 gene encoding trace amine-associated receptor 8a-like, which produces MTMEEVELCFPQLNTSCWKTKRPLSYTVPIYLVLSFISLLTVTLNLLVIISISHFKQLHTPTNLLLLSLAVSDFFVGLDMLFQIMLINGCWLLGDLMCTFYAVFDHTVASSSIAMMVLISIDRYVAICDPLHYSTKVTPRRVTVCVSLCWILSFSYSVIVLKDALKQPGRYNSCVGECVMSCDIIHQFTDIIVVFLIPITVVIVLYMRVFVVAVSQARAMRSHIAAVSLERSVKVTVKKSELKAAGTLGVVIVVFLICICPYFCVTVTGQDTSVSASSVTFVICLYDSNSCLNPLIYALFYPWFRKSIKLIFTLQILKPGSCETNML; this is translated from the exons ATGACGATGGAGGAAGttgaactctgcttcccacagctaaacacgtcctgctggaagacaaaGCGTCCTCTCTCTTACACTGTTCCTATTTACCTtgtgctgtccttcatctctctgctcactgtgactctcaacctgctggtcatcatctccatctcccacttcaa acagctccacactcccaccaacctcctcctcctctctctggctgtctctgaTTTCTTTGTGGGCCTCGACATGTTGTTTCAAATTATGCTCATAAACGGCTGCTGGTTACTCGGTGACCTCATGTGCACTTTCTATGCTGTTTTTGACCATACTGTTGCTAGTTCCTCAATAGCAATGATGGTTCTCATATCTATTGACCgatatgtggctatttgtgaccctctgcattattccaccaaaGTCACTCCAAGAAGAGTTACAGTCTGTGTTTCACTTTGTTGGATCTTATCTTTCTCCTATTCCGTCATAGTGCTAAAAGATGCCTTGAAACAACCAGGCAGATATAATTCATGTGTGGGAGAGTGTGTGATGAGCTGTGATATTATTCATCAATTTACagatattattgttgttttccttATTCCTATTACTGTTGTCATAGtcctgtatatgagagtgtttgtggtggctgtgtctcaggctcgagccatgaggtctcaTATTGCAGCTGTCTCACTCGAGCGTTCAGTGAAAGTAACTGTGAAAAAGTCTGAGTTAAAAGCAGCtgggactctgggtgttgttataGTTGTGTTTCTAATATGCATATGTCCATATTTCTGTGTCACTGTTACAGGTCAGGACACCTCTGTTAGTGCTTCATCTGTAACCTTTGTAATATGTCTCTATGATTCtaactcctgtctaaaccccTTGATCTATGCCTTAttttacccctggtttagaaaatctattaagcttatttttacacttcagaTTCTGAAGCCTGGCTCCTGTGAGACAAACATGCTGTAA